Within the Pieris napi chromosome 10, ilPieNapi1.2, whole genome shotgun sequence genome, the region tttaaaaccactctattttattgtactttaaaaataaatatatacagttattaaaacactagaaaatacatttacataaattcatttttatctACCATTTCAAAACCATCAGATGAATCAATACTTGATactctttttcttttcttctCTTCATTGGAACTGTATACAATATTGGCTACAGCACCTCCTAAGGAAGATATAACATTGAATGCAGAACTGCTCCATGTACCAACAGGTTGTATCTCCATTGATGTCCTATATTGTTCAGGATGTACACCTGAAATGtaattacatagtagcaattGACAACTTATTACTATGACTATATAAGAAAtagtaagaaaaataaaattttaaacataccCTGGGGAATATATTCATCTTCACTGGAGTCTGATTCTTCACCATTGCCTAATGTCTGCAATTTTTCCATGGATAAATTTGTTACTAGAGAACTACTATTATCTGAACTATCACTTACATCATCTGTAGGTAAATCTTCAGGTTTCCAACAATCTGAAATGTAGGTGATATATAAAGTTCTACAATATAGGACAGGCAAACAAACTACCAGCCACTGTCTGGTTTTGGGAATGGCCATGTTCAAACACATTTTACATATGCATGCTAAGTATACTGTTATGATgtgacatatttattataaacagaCCTAAGCTCTGTTTGTCATCATATATTGGTTTAATTTCAGCTTCAATAGATAGTAGATCTAAATTAGCAGCTGTTGCATCTGGCAAAAGACCTTCCAATTCAAATTCAGAttctgaaaataattataataattaatttttaaacaaataaatgagATAGAACTGGTattcttattcataaaactgGTACAATGGAACAGACTTCCTGTATATTACGCTATTCTCATTTAGCAAAGCATAAGCTCGACTACTACTAATGTATACACATAAAAAAAGTCATACCTGCTGGTTGTCgaatttttttcattagtgTCGACAAAGGAggcaaagttttatttatagtcaTCAGTACCATAAAGAAAATGTACATCAATGTATATCCACTTATGTATGTGCCAGTCACGAAAATTGTACCAAAAACTATttccaatattaaaaatgtctaaaaagaaaatagaaaGATATACAGAAGAGAGTGgcattcattatattattatcatcaacattttataatatcaaagtaaaatattaaagacagAAGATGGGtgtcacaaaaaaatttatattttagtgagtaaaatcataaaaaagtgTTTACTTGATTACATTTTAACTTACTTTGGTAGGATTATTCCCACGCAGGTCCAATAAGTAAATCATTTGATTCTGCATCCATGAGTATgtttgaatcaaaatagatGATAATTTATTGTTGTCACTTTGTTGGGCTAAACGCTTGAGACAAGTTGTTCTATGTTTGTACCTTAGCCATGATTCCAAGGCGTcaataatgaaaatgaaaatagataaTCCACATACCATATGAAATAGATCAAATTGACGAAAAAAGCACACTCTAAAAAAAATCGGGTTTATTAAAAAGGGTTTTACctaaaatttttgaattcaTCAATACTTTAAACTTACAAGAAAAATAGatgaaaataaaagataaacaaCAATGATAACCACGTCTTTTTCCAAAACAAAACATCTTCTAAAACATTAGCAATTATCACAAAAAGCAATGACTTAGTACAAAGAGAGGTTTCAGAACTTTTcgaagaattaaatttaaaaacttttttaaaagttgAGAGCATTTTTACAAATCTGTATttta harbors:
- the LOC125052845 gene encoding uncharacterized protein LOC125052845 isoform X2, whose amino-acid sequence is MVCGLSIFIFIIDALESWLRYKHRTTCLKRLAQQSDNNKLSSILIQTYSWMQNQMIYLLDLRGNNPTKTFLILEIVFGTIFVTGTYISGYTLMYIFFMVLMTINKTLPPLSTLMKKIRQPAESEFELEGLLPDATAANLDLLSIEAEIKPIYDDKQSLDCWKPEDLPTDDVSDSSDNSSSLVTNLSMEKLQTLGNGEESDSSEDEYIPQGVHPEQYRTSMEIQPVGTWSSSAFNVISSLGGAVANIVYSSNEEKKRKRVSSIDSSDGFEMVDKNEFM
- the LOC125052845 gene encoding uncharacterized protein LOC125052845 isoform X1 translates to MILYSIFKKKLIKYRFVKMLSTFKKVFKFNSSKSSETSLCTKSLLFVIIANVLEDVLFWKKTWLSLLFIFYFHLFFLVCFFRQFDLFHMVCGLSIFIFIIDALESWLRYKHRTTCLKRLAQQSDNNKLSSILIQTYSWMQNQMIYLLDLRGNNPTKTFLILEIVFGTIFVTGTYISGYTLMYIFFMVLMTINKTLPPLSTLMKKIRQPAESEFELEGLLPDATAANLDLLSIEAEIKPIYDDKQSLDCWKPEDLPTDDVSDSSDNSSSLVTNLSMEKLQTLGNGEESDSSEDEYIPQGVHPEQYRTSMEIQPVGTWSSSAFNVISSLGGAVANIVYSSNEEKKRKRVSSIDSSDGFEMVDKNEFM